A genomic window from Daphnia magna isolate NIES linkage group LG9, ASM2063170v1.1, whole genome shotgun sequence includes:
- the LOC116930558 gene encoding uncharacterized protein LOC116930558, translated as MYSDNAQTFRCVSNHLKVLRFDPSIHDLLAMRKTEWIFSARLAPWWGGFWERMVRTMKDLLKSSNGRACLEYDELEVSLIETESMVNARPLTYVAEGSDDPLPITPNQFLNNRRSNCTPPEPAVNLMAPDATNLKLLEMDRQRREYVSDICERFVTDYLLQIDKFHCKGAPGSKIRVGEVVIIHDDNTKRLIWTVRVVEELITNKDGLIRSVMIKTSNGNIINRAIQSVHPLELREDQPEDVEVPPAPEPEPEPERAPPSVSAADPVEHLESWTTGSSGECVGNTPYSQHPTTRAGRRT; from the coding sequence ATGTATTCGGACAATGCCCAAACATTTAGATGCGTCTCCAATCATTTGAAAGTCCTAAGATTCGATCCATCGATCCATGACCTTCTGGCAATGCGAAAAACCGAATGGATTTTTTCGGCCAGACTAGCCCCATGGTGGGGAGGGTTTTGGGAGCGCATGGTGCGGACAATGAAGGACTTATTAAAGAGCTCCAATGGTCGTGCTTGTTTGGAATACGACGAGCTAGAGGTAAGTCTTATTGAGACCGAGAGCATGGTGAACGCACGGCCACTTACCTACGTGGCGGAGGGGAGCGACGACCCGCTCCCCATCACCCCGAaccagtttctcaacaataggCGTTCGAACTGCACTCCGCCGGAGCCAGCCGTAAACCTCATGGCTCCCGATgcaaccaatttgaaactTCTGGAAATGGATCGTCAACGTAGGGAGTATGTCAGCGACATCTGCGAGCGTTTCGTCACGGACTACCTACTCCAAATCGACAAATTCCACTGCAAGGGTGCACCCGGCAGCAAGATCCGGGTAGGAgaagttgtcatcattcacgatGACAACACTAAGCGCCTTATATGGACGGTAAGAGTAGTGGAGGAGTTAATCACTAACAAGGACGGATTAATCCGCTCGGTTATGATCAAGACGTCGAACGGAAACATTATCAACCGCGCCATCCAATCCGTTCACCCCTTGGAGCTACGTGAGGACCAACCGGAAGACGTCGAGGTTCCACCTGCGCCGGAGCCGGAGCCGGAACCAGAAAGGGCACCTCCATCCGTGTCCGCCGCGGATCCGGTCGAGCACTTAGAGTCGTGGACCACGGGCTCTAGTGGGGAGTGTGTTGGGAATACACCGTattcccaacatccgacaacgCGAGCTGGACGACGGACGTGA
- the LOC116931286 gene encoding uncharacterized protein LOC116931286 — translation MIDVSTFDLSEYGLSLPQPEQLKYCEKLSSITLKQCPFKIPRQYWTNTKDDLKSLVKKTDRNELFYYLIYRECKLDGKPIESVKSLDSHVKFVDGYLRDYCATKISNGIVVVKGLVTHSMAYTKPPLNCWVALERQGGILCGHCDCKAGLGGSCSHVGVVLWGIVNLSEETCTSTLQGWHNKNPTNHPELPTTISSLKTAKRGAIVDKMYDAVTDETLNALLENLKKGPTMLDCIG, via the exons ATGATAGATGTTTCAACATTCGATCTGTCTGAGTACGGTTTAAGTCTTCCACAACCAGAACAATTAAAATATTGTGAGAAACTATCTAGTATAACTCTCAAGCAATGCCCATTCAAAATACCCCGACAATATTGGACGAACACAAAAGATGACTTAAAGTCTCTAGTGAAGAAAACAGACCGAAATGAACTATTCTATTATTTAATCTATCGGGAGTGTAAACTGGATGGGAAGCCAATTGAAAGTGTGAAAAGCTTAGATTCTCACGTTAAATTTGTAGATGGTTACCTGAGAGACTATTGTGCCACAAAAATTTCCAATGGGATCGTGGTTGTAAAAGGTTTG GTAACACACTCTATGGCGTACACAAAGCCACCTTTAAATTGTTGGGTTGCATTGGAACGGCAAGGAGGGATTTTGTGTGGACATTGCGATTGCAAAGCTGG ATTGGGTGGATCATGTTCACATGTTGGTGTTGTATTATGGGGAATAGTAAATCTGTCAGAAGAGACATGTACCAGTACTTTGCAGGGGTGGCATAACAAGAACCCTACCAATCATCCT GAACTTCCTACCACTATTTCAAGTTTAAAAACCGCTAAGAGAGGTGCAATCGTTGACAAAATGTATGATGCAGTCACAGACGAGACACTTAACGCATTGTTGGAAAACCTTAAAAAAGGACCCACCATGTTGGATTGCATAGGTTGA
- the LOC123475794 gene encoding glutamate [NMDA] receptor subunit 1-like has translation MCQNFLEYQTYTFSVMSCLAVLFLALMIWFNALNTLALTLNPLNGKHLRTIWPRWSGNPKGLSGPLKGGVVLEYLAARFNFTYEMVRVAENRLEPPEKGKGLFSYLWDEQCDLLLQDVQPTFRRLQVVDMTLPWNYDYFSFLIPVHDEAANIDAVIKPFQWPVWIGLGISSVIVIVILFLIQRHLDDRDGLERDSTSNNGKNADSTRGHGQPGSQYLYVLGNLLSQSGPCTSRRLSFRLVAGVWTLAAFIFVQGYNSTLFTYVVAPVNQPLINSVYDIAESSDIVLLVKKAGTIDTLISNSNATGLYSKLRDRVNSFPHSRCTLVADCIRLVNPGSRKVFIDANIYHLDAIIEDFQSTKKCNLQLARDGFISIITTFALPKGSPFTKTISQGLLELHQTGLIDYWDIWFRPMPGQCIENIKSGYSMPKNKHPPLSLKNLTGAFLVLLIGLCLSFLAFLGEKVFFMTERRHQHRSRRLQKITAHVTESSRKTAQE, from the exons ATGTGCCAGAACTTTCTCGAGTACCAGACATACACGTTCTCCGTCATGTCTTGTTTAGCTGTGCTTTTCCTAGCTCTTATGATTTGGTTCAATGCACTAAATACGTTAGCATTGACGTTGAATCCGCTCAATGGTAAACATCTCCGAACCATCTGG CCGCGCTGGAGTGGTAATCCAAAAGGATTGTCAGGCCCACTTAAAGGAGGCGTGGTGCTCGAATACCTGGCAGCTCGTTTTAATTTCAC GTACGAGATGGTCAGAGTAGCCGAAAACCGTTTGGAGCCCCCAGAAAAGGGGAAAGGACTTTTCAGCTACTTGTGGGATGAA caATGTGATTTGCTACTGCAAGATGTACAGCCAACATTTCGGCGTCTGCAGGTTGTCGACATGACGCTGCCTTGGAATTATGactacttttcttttcttattcctGTTCACGACGAGGCCGCTAATATAGACGCAGTTATCAAACCTTTTCAATGGCCG GTATGGATTGGCCTTGGAATTTCCTCGGTTATTGTCATCGTCATTCTGTTTTTGATTCAACGTCATCTGGATGACCGAGACGGTTTGGAAAGGGATTCGACATCAAACAACGGAAAAAATGCTGATTCTACTAGAGGACACGGACAGCCAGGAAGCCAGTACCTCTACGTACTGGGCAATTTGCTGTCACAAA GCGGTCCTTGCACTTCGAGACGTTTATCATTTCGCCTCGTAGCCGGCGTATGGACCTTGGCGGCTTTTATTTTCGTCCAAGGCTACAACTCGACGCTCTTCACTTACGTTGTGGCTCCAGTGAATCAACCGCTAATCAACTCCGTTTACGACATTGCTGAAAGTTCTGACATCGTTCTACTTGTAAAAAAAGCGGGGACAATCGACACTTTGATTTCG AATTCGAACGCTACAGGTCTATATTCAAAACTGCGTGATAGGGTCAACTCGTTCCCCCATTCCCGATGTACGCTGGTAGCAGACTGTATCCGACTGGTTAACCCCGGATCAAGAAAAGTTTTCATTGAC GCGAATATCTATCACCTAGACGCAATCATAGAAGATTTTCAGAGTACAAAGAAATGTAATTTGCAATTGGCTAGGGATGGTTTCATCAGCATCATTACGACCTTTGCCCTTCCCAAAGGCAGTCCCTTCACCAAAACTATTAGCCAAGG CCTATTGGAGCTCCATCAAACTGGCTTAATCGACTACTGGGATATATGGTTCCGGCCAATGCCTGGTCAATGCATCGAAAACATTAAAAGTGGATACTCGATGCCCAAGAACAAACATCCACCTCTATCGCTCAAGAACTTGACTGGTGCTTTCCTCGTCCTTTTAATTGGATTGTGCCTATCCTTTTTAGCTTTTCTTGGCgaaaaagtattttttatgACTGAACGCCGTCACCAACACCGCAGTAGAAGATTACAAAAAATAACAGCTCACGTCACTGAGTCATCACGCAAAACAGCACAAGAATAA